The following is a genomic window from Pseudomonas sp. FP2335.
TCAGCTTGCGGCCCTGGAACGGTTTGCCTGTCGGCATCGAGTCTGGCGTGCAGAACTCCAGCAGGGTTCCAATCACTGTGCTCAGGGTGAAGGGGGTGCCAATACGTGCGGGGCGCAATAGGCTGCGCCCTTGAATGGTTGCACCACAGCATGGGCATTCATTTTTGTTGCTGCTGAACAGCTGCAGCCCGATGTATCCGTCCTTGGGGCCGTCGAACATCAGCTTCTGGCTGGTAGGATCCAGAAACTCTGGGTAGCTGTATTTGACTGGTCGGTTGGTTATCAGGGTTTGGGTTAGTGAGATGCGGTCTTCAGTCGGATCATTTGTATCGGCAGTTTCCTCGTCCAAGGAGAATTCATCGACCTGCTGTTGTGATGGGTCGATCAGTTTCCCATGGCTGGTAGCAACAGCCTGCAAGAAACTCTCGTTGCACTCTTCACAGGAAACTAGCGGCATGAGCGGCGCGCCGCAGTTGCAATGGGTTCGCTCCTCCGTATACACCATGCCAAATGGCCAGTCGGCATGGTTGAGTGCGGTGCTGGCCTTGTGTGTACAGTTTCGGTCCACGCAGGCTCGGATCGCTGGGATCACGTTATGGAAGAGATGGGCACGTAATGGCAGGAAGGAAATGCCAGCGGCATTCTTGGTGCCTGACATCAAATCCAGCCAGGCCAGTAGTTGGACAGGACTTAGATCGGATTCCCGGGTCATCCCTTTTAGGCTTTGTGGTTTCACTTGTCCCGCAGGAATAAACAAGGAACGTAGACGCCTGGCTGTCGGGCTGGACTCGAGGCGCTGGTAGCGCGGAGCGGATTGTTCCTGCTCGGCATCGATGGCTGCAATGGCGGCAGGCTGGTCATGCTTGGCATCGGGCGTCACATCCAACAGGCCGGGGATATCCCTATGGCCCTGCACTACCTCTACCTGTTCCGGAGCAACTCCGCCTATGTCAGCGAGGAATTTGCGCAGGCTTTCGATGGTCTTTTCATCCGAGCCAAAGGTGGCCGAAGTCGCAACAAAACGCACATCCTTCGCTTCAACCTTGAAGGCAAGCATCACACGCCGTAGCAATAATGCCATCTCGGCAGCCTGGGAGCCGATATGGGTGTGCGCCTCGTCAAGAATGATCCACCGCAGTTTGCCCGCAGATTTCTTCAGGATTGGCTCATCGTCTTTGCGTATGAGCATATATTCCAGCATGGTGGCATTGGTTACGAGCATCTGTGGCGGACGTTCGCGCAGGCTCTTGCGGTCGATTACCTGACCTTTGTACTGCTGGTCCGAAGCCTTACGTTCATTTTCCAGGGCGCCGGTGTACAGACAGTGTCGAATCTGGCCGCCAAAACCATCGGTCCAGGCATCCAAGCGGTTTTGCTGCGAGTTGATCAGCGCGTTCAGCGGGTAGATAAACAGGGCGCGAACACCTTCGGGGTCTTCACCAGCCTCGATCTCTTTTGCCAAATGGTTAAGGACGGGCACCAGAAAGCATTCGGTCTTGCCAGAACCGGTGCCGCTGGTCACAACCAGAGATTTCCGCTCCGGACTGTTGAGGATTTTCCAGGCCGCCAATTGATGGGTGAATAGATGGCGGTCGCCGGGGAATGAGTACTCCTGGGCAAGATCCTTGGGCGGGGAAGCCATGGCCTCGGCTAGTCGTCGGTGAAGCAAGCTGCCCCCTGCCAGAGAACTCATGGTTTCATCGCTTTCATCCCAGCCAAAGGTCGGCTCGAAAACCGGATCCGCAAGCCAGGCACCCGGAGTTCCGGGAGATGCGGTCAGCTGATCATGTAGGAACTGACGCAGATGGGGATTGCCAAGGCTGAGCAGGCCCTGAGCCGCACGTTCACTGCGGGTGCTGAGGTTGGTGGTCAGGGCGGAAAAATAATTCTTTTGATAGAGCATGGGATTCATCACTTCTGGATCGAGTCGACTTGTGCCATGACTAGGCCTAGCTGATAGGCCAAATCAAACCAGACCGTATCGAACTGGCGAGCGTTTCTGAGGCTGAACAGGCGCGTCGGGTCGGCTTGCCATTGTTGGCCATGACCGGCATGGGTATCGAAGGCAGCCATGAAAGGCAGCATCACTACGGCTAACTTGAAGTCGTTGGCAGGAAGCTTGCTGCGGCGGAGTAGTATTTGGCCGTGAGTAGTCTTCAAGAATGCCCCGATATCTGTATTCCCTGCGCCAGGATATTGATGGGTTTCAGCAGGGTTACGGTGGAACATCTGCTGCATGGCAGATTTCTCTCCATCGTCAAAAAGTCGATCTAACCAAATTCCCGCGAGCATTGAGGGATTTCTCAGGAAGAACCCAACATCCAGACTTTCGAGATCGAAGTAGCGGTGAAAGCCCTGCTCGAAAATGAAGCGCAGTGCGGGTTGCCAGCGGGACAGGTACTGGCTCTTGCTCTGGATGTCGTTGCGAATGACCGACAACAGGCGGGCATCGCTGGCGGCAAACTGCTTGCGAATTTTCGCGAAGGTGTCGAACCAGTGGTTTGGTGCGATAAGCAACCACTCGAAGGGCAACTCGGAGGGTAGGCGTTCAGCCATGCGGGTGGAGAAGCCGTCCAGCAGCAGTGTTGCCATGGCAAGAGCCTGCGGCTCACGTATCAGTGCCTGGCAAATATCCAAGCTGGCCAGCGGCAGGTGGTGCAGTCGGTCCAACAGTAGCTCCAACCTTTGCCAATCCGCGGCCTGCGGATCAGCGGTCATCGAGTGTAGGGCCGATCTGAGAAGGAGTATGCGCTCTTTACCATCCGCCTCGCAGAGCGCCTGGGTCAGCGGGGTAAATGCCTTCGAAAGGTCGCTTGTGGTCGGAGGGACAACGGTCGGGCGACTGTGCAACAGTGAGTCGTCGGGGGTGTACAGCAGCCAGGGGCCTACTACATCTGTCGGCAGTCTAACTAGCCAGCTGCCGGTGAACACTTGCTCGGAGAAATGTAGTGGCAGTCTGACCGGCTCATGGTCTGGCTTCGCCAGTGGCAAACCCAGCATCAGGCCTTCGGCCTGGGTCTGTTCAAGCAGAAGATCGCGACCACCATCGCTCAGGGACGCCATCTCTCTTTGGCTGTGTAGGCGGATGCGTGTCGAATAGCGTCCTACTTGCAGGCGAGCACGTGTCTGGTGAGCATGCATAAGCTCCAACTGGACAGCATGATCGAGTCCTGGGTGACAGGAAAGCATCTGCTGGATCGCCGGGATCAGCTCGAACAGGCGAATTTCGCGAATCCCGGTGTAGCGAATTTCCTGGGACAGAGTGGAGCGGGCGTCGATTCCACTGGACGTTAGGCGAACCTGCCAATGTTCAGCGCCCTGTGCCGACATCAGTACAGCGCGACAACCAATCAACTCCTCAATGGTCAAGGCCTGATTCGGCTTGAGAGGGGTACTGTTGCGCAGCAGAGTGATCCCATTGCCAGGGAATGGCAGCGTGATCCTTTGCTCGCCATCGGGCCATTGCAGGCAAAGCGGCACCGAGGTTTTGGGCCGGGCGCTCGAACTCTTTAGTATGAGAACCAGGTCTTTCCCATCATGGCGGCTTTTCAGCTCAATCTCTACGTTCTCGCAGCGTACGGGCACGTCAGGCCACTTGGTGAGACGAATACTTCCTTGAAGGGCGCAGGCACCTGGTACATAGGTGATGGACGCGCCCTCTGGGAGGAGCACGGCACGGGTGTTTAGCAGGCGCTGGCCATTCCTGCGCCAAATCAGCCGACATAGCCCAGGTGACTGGGCCTGGGCGAGCGGTAACTCCTTGCCTTGCGTGCGAACAAACAGCTCATGGGCAGGTGCGAAATTGGATAAGCCTGCACCTTGTTCTACTCGAAGGCGCGGTGTGCCGTGGTACAGCAGGCCCGGTATGGAGAGTGCCTCCAATCTGTTGCCTTGCCAGTAGGCTTCGGGGTGGTGGGGAGCGCTGGCGCTTATGGTGACAATGAAAGGTTGTTTGCGGTAAGTGAGCCGGGTTGTGCCGGCCGGAAGCTCCATCAGCATTTGCCCATCGGAAAGGCAATCGTGAAGCTCGCGAACCTCGCCATCCTCTGTAAACACTATGGTTTTTGCCGGCATGACCGCCAGCGCCGATTCTCCCTTGACCAGCGCATCGCCTTGAGCGAGCAATCGAGCAAAGGGATAGGCATTCTCGAATATCAACGGCTCGTCTGGGCTCAGCGCTTCGCCTCCAGGCAGGTCGGCGATGTGCAGGGTCGCGCCCCAGCGGCTGACGATCAATTGCGCGGCCTCATGTAGGTTGTGAATGGCCGGCAGCTGCCTGGCTATCAGCTGATACTCCTCATCTCTGAGCAGGGCTTCGCCGACCAGGTATTCCCGCTCGCCGATGCGGAGCAGCATCTGGAAGTGTGGTGGCAGTCGATCAGTAGCCAACCCCAGTGATGCGGCAACCTGATCTCGTTTGGCTTGTGCCTGCATTGCAAAGGTCAGCTCGTAGACGGGTTTGGAGTCGTCGGAGCTGAAGCGCAGGCCACGCTGAATCTGGAAAGGGGGACGTCTGGAA
Proteins encoded in this region:
- a CDS encoding STY4851/ECs_5259 family protein, producing MPLDQWISDFLSGRGLKEPDGRPLFAYKTSFEEFEVLRQLLQKLPAGQNINPCYPQAWLLFAAEWWKREYPGGAWRWGPLCEAAGQRGMTHDKTRKLVIDGRCLWRLQTDIKDEGKRFIGLVAVNGGLPMRLVESAQGALSGLLRMVTEQALGYGLHDEQLRQAIEAQAALLPACYQQAPVYELLDNLVKAVLHIRRTYALQGAEDPIAKLQEKCPQWEELFPIALDSQAAASLIKGLVRGIVSITPNSRRPPFQIQRGLRFSSDDSKPVYELTFAMQAQAKRDQVAASLGLATDRLPPHFQMLLRIGEREYLVGEALLRDEEYQLIARQLPAIHNLHEAAQLIVSRWGATLHIADLPGGEALSPDEPLIFENAYPFARLLAQGDALVKGESALAVMPAKTIVFTEDGEVRELHDCLSDGQMLMELPAGTTRLTYRKQPFIVTISASAPHHPEAYWQGNRLEALSIPGLLYHGTPRLRVEQGAGLSNFAPAHELFVRTQGKELPLAQAQSPGLCRLIWRRNGQRLLNTRAVLLPEGASITYVPGACALQGSIRLTKWPDVPVRCENVEIELKSRHDGKDLVLILKSSSARPKTSVPLCLQWPDGEQRITLPFPGNGITLLRNSTPLKPNQALTIEELIGCRAVLMSAQGAEHWQVRLTSSGIDARSTLSQEIRYTGIREIRLFELIPAIQQMLSCHPGLDHAVQLELMHAHQTRARLQVGRYSTRIRLHSQREMASLSDGGRDLLLEQTQAEGLMLGLPLAKPDHEPVRLPLHFSEQVFTGSWLVRLPTDVVGPWLLYTPDDSLLHSRPTVVPPTTSDLSKAFTPLTQALCEADGKERILLLRSALHSMTADPQAADWQRLELLLDRLHHLPLASLDICQALIREPQALAMATLLLDGFSTRMAERLPSELPFEWLLIAPNHWFDTFAKIRKQFAASDARLLSVIRNDIQSKSQYLSRWQPALRFIFEQGFHRYFDLESLDVGFFLRNPSMLAGIWLDRLFDDGEKSAMQQMFHRNPAETHQYPGAGNTDIGAFLKTTHGQILLRRSKLPANDFKLAVVMLPFMAAFDTHAGHGQQWQADPTRLFSLRNARQFDTVWFDLAYQLGLVMAQVDSIQK